The following are encoded together in the Methanosarcina flavescens genome:
- a CDS encoding M42 family metallopeptidase — protein MEEDGNFREIKSLLEKFTNAHGISGFEHDIRELLKKELEPYVDTIRKDCMGNLIAVKNGEGPSIMLAAHMDEIGLMVRYIDDNGFLRFVGIGGWFDQTLLNQRVMVHGKKGSIPGVIGSKPPHVMKDEDRKKPVKLDDMFIDIGAKDREDAENLGIEIGTTASIDRDFVSLANGKVTSKAFDDRAGLVILIEVMKRLSKHKIEANVFAVGTVQEEVGLKGAKTCAFGVCPAIALALDTTIPGDHPGITKTDSSLELGKGPVITVADASGRGLLVHPQILKWLRETAAENKIPYQLGVGSGGTTDATSIHLTKEGIPTGTVSIATRYIHSPVEVLDMADIEACVSLIVKAIENVGKYF, from the coding sequence ATGGAAGAAGATGGAAATTTTAGAGAAATAAAATCTCTGCTTGAGAAGTTTACAAACGCTCATGGAATCTCAGGTTTTGAGCATGATATCAGGGAACTCCTCAAAAAGGAACTTGAGCCTTATGTTGACACTATACGAAAAGACTGCATGGGAAACCTTATAGCTGTCAAAAATGGAGAAGGCCCTTCTATAATGCTAGCTGCCCATATGGACGAAATCGGGCTCATGGTCAGATATATTGATGATAACGGCTTTCTCAGATTTGTTGGAATTGGGGGATGGTTTGACCAGACTCTTCTTAACCAGAGGGTTATGGTTCACGGGAAAAAAGGTTCGATTCCGGGAGTTATCGGGTCCAAACCCCCTCATGTAATGAAAGATGAAGACAGGAAAAAGCCTGTAAAGCTTGATGATATGTTCATCGATATCGGGGCAAAAGACAGGGAGGATGCTGAAAATCTTGGAATCGAGATAGGCACAACAGCTTCAATCGATCGGGATTTTGTATCCCTGGCAAACGGAAAGGTAACTTCCAAGGCCTTTGACGATCGTGCAGGCCTCGTGATCCTTATTGAAGTTATGAAGCGGCTTTCCAAACATAAAATTGAAGCGAATGTCTTTGCCGTGGGTACTGTTCAGGAAGAAGTAGGGTTAAAGGGTGCAAAAACCTGCGCTTTCGGAGTTTGTCCGGCTATCGCACTTGCCCTTGATACAACTATTCCTGGAGACCATCCCGGAATCACTAAAACTGATTCTTCACTTGAACTCGGGAAAGGCCCTGTAATTACCGTAGCCGACGCGTCCGGAAGAGGTCTTTTAGTTCATCCACAGATACTTAAGTGGCTTAGAGAAACCGCCGCTGAAAATAAGATTCCCTATCAGCTTGGAGTCGGATCAGGAGGCACGACCGATGCAACCTCAATACACCTCACAAAGGAAGGTATCCCTACAGGCACGGTTAGCATCGCCACCCGATACATCCATTCCCCTGTTGAAGTCCTGGATATGGCAGATATTGAAGCATGTGTTTCTCTGATAGTAAAAGCAATAGAAAACGTAGGCAAGTATTTTTAA
- the ilvN gene encoding acetolactate synthase small subunit encodes MKHTLAVLVENKSGVLSRVASLFSRRGFNIDSLAVGVTEDPDISRMTIVVQGDDHVLEQVTKQLNKLVDVIKVSDIGGDDSVERELALIKVAADVSTRAEIIQIANIFRARIVDVAPKSMTIEVTGDEAKIEAIQKLFRQFGIKEMVRTGKIALVRGPKKV; translated from the coding sequence ATGAAACACACACTTGCAGTCCTTGTGGAAAATAAGTCTGGAGTCCTCTCCAGAGTGGCTTCGCTTTTCTCAAGGCGTGGATTCAATATCGACAGCCTGGCTGTAGGAGTTACCGAGGACCCTGATATCTCCAGGATGACTATTGTGGTCCAGGGGGACGACCATGTGCTCGAGCAGGTCACAAAACAGCTTAACAAGCTCGTGGATGTTATCAAGGTCTCGGATATCGGGGGCGATGATTCCGTAGAAAGAGAACTCGCCCTGATTAAGGTAGCTGCAGATGTAAGCACACGAGCCGAGATCATTCAGATTGCTAATATTTTCAGGGCAAGGATAGTAGACGTGGCTCCAAAATCCATGACTATCGAGGTAACCGGGGATGAAGCCAAAATCGAGGCAATCCAGAAACTCTTCAGGCAGTTCGGGATTAAGGAAATGGTCCGGACAGGTAAGATTGCCCTGGTTCGCGGCCCAAAGAAGGTTTAA
- a CDS encoding acetolactate synthase large subunit: protein MTTGSTEKVNGARALIKCLEEEGVDTIFGYPGGQIIPFYNELYDSDLRHILVRHEQAAAHAADGYARATGKTGVCVSTSGPGATNLVTGIATAYMDSVPIVALTGQVPTFLIGNDAFQEADITGITQPITKHNYLVQDAKELPRIVKEAFHIASTGRPGPVLIDLPKDVQNAEIEFYYPDKVELRGYKPTYKGNIQQIKRAAEEIANSCMPIIYAGGGVISSNASSELIELAETICAPVTTTLMGIGSIPTEHPLYVGMLGMHGSKYANYAVQESDLIIAVGARFDDRVTGKLESFAPNARVIHIDVDPAEVSKNVKVHVPIVGDAKQILKSLNKYIKRCNSEAWLEKIDHWKKEYPLTYKQMSPDVIMPQFVIEQISEACGDAIIVTEVGQHQMWAAQYFKYKKPRTFITSGGLGTMGYGFPAAIGAKVGKPDKTVINIAGDGSFQMNSQELATAVQNDIPVVSVILNNGYLGMVRQWQELFYDRRYSHTFIKGSVDFVKLAEAYGALGLRAEKPSEVRPAIEEAVNSGRPAVVEIVVECEANVYPMVPAGAAINEILDPEEHADTSCAMPDLCTATDRILDLEEH, encoded by the coding sequence ATGACAACCGGGTCAACAGAAAAAGTTAATGGCGCAAGGGCTCTGATAAAGTGCCTGGAAGAAGAAGGGGTTGACACCATCTTCGGATATCCAGGAGGGCAGATCATTCCCTTCTATAACGAACTTTACGATTCAGATCTGCGCCATATACTTGTGCGCCATGAACAGGCAGCAGCTCATGCTGCGGACGGGTACGCCCGTGCTACTGGAAAGACCGGGGTCTGTGTTTCTACTTCAGGTCCCGGAGCAACCAACCTGGTAACAGGCATTGCTACCGCATATATGGACTCAGTACCTATTGTAGCCTTAACAGGCCAGGTTCCTACTTTCCTGATAGGTAACGATGCTTTCCAGGAAGCTGATATTACGGGAATTACCCAGCCCATTACCAAGCACAACTACCTCGTACAGGATGCAAAGGAACTCCCAAGAATTGTAAAAGAGGCTTTCCATATTGCTTCTACCGGAAGGCCTGGCCCGGTATTAATTGACCTTCCAAAGGACGTACAGAATGCAGAGATTGAATTCTACTATCCTGACAAGGTAGAACTTAGAGGATATAAACCGACTTACAAAGGCAATATCCAGCAGATCAAACGAGCCGCCGAAGAAATAGCAAACTCCTGCATGCCTATAATTTACGCAGGCGGCGGAGTGATAAGTTCTAATGCCAGCTCCGAGCTTATAGAACTGGCCGAGACAATCTGTGCTCCGGTTACCACCACTCTTATGGGAATCGGGTCAATTCCGACAGAACATCCCCTGTACGTCGGGATGCTCGGAATGCACGGGAGCAAATATGCAAACTATGCTGTCCAGGAATCCGATCTAATTATTGCTGTGGGCGCTAGGTTTGATGACCGTGTGACAGGGAAACTCGAGTCTTTTGCTCCCAATGCCAGGGTTATTCATATTGATGTTGACCCTGCAGAGGTCTCCAAGAATGTAAAGGTTCATGTTCCAATTGTTGGAGATGCAAAGCAGATACTGAAATCTCTAAATAAATATATTAAACGTTGCAATTCCGAGGCATGGCTTGAAAAAATAGACCACTGGAAAAAAGAGTATCCTCTTACCTATAAACAGATGTCACCTGATGTTATAATGCCTCAGTTTGTTATCGAGCAAATTTCAGAGGCATGCGGGGACGCAATTATAGTTACCGAAGTCGGGCAACATCAGATGTGGGCTGCCCAGTACTTTAAGTATAAAAAGCCCCGCACTTTCATCACTTCAGGCGGGCTTGGCACAATGGGCTACGGTTTCCCTGCAGCTATAGGCGCAAAGGTTGGGAAACCAGATAAAACCGTTATCAATATTGCAGGCGATGGCTCTTTCCAGATGAACTCTCAAGAGCTTGCAACTGCAGTCCAGAACGATATTCCGGTTGTTTCAGTGATCCTGAACAACGGTTATCTGGGTATGGTCAGGCAGTGGCAGGAGCTGTTCTATGACAGGCGGTATTCTCACACCTTCATCAAGGGCAGTGTAGATTTCGTGAAGCTTGCTGAGGCCTACGGAGCTCTGGGCCTGCGCGCTGAAAAACCGTCCGAAGTAAGACCTGCAATTGAAGAAGCTGTCAATTCTGGCAGGCCTGCTGTTGTTGAAATCGTTGTTGAGTGCGAAGCAAATGTTTATCCTATGGTGCCGGCAGGAGCTGCAATCAACGAGATACTTGACCCAGAAGAGCATGCAGACACTTCATGTGCCATGCCTGACCTGTGCACTGCAACTGATAGGATTCTTGACCTGGAGGAACACTGA
- a CDS encoding rhomboid family intramembrane serine protease: MAGKNSILASPTIVIIILCTLSFFLEMIPNIGYFYVSAFQFDPNFLVTRPWTLVTYMFLHTSLLHLLFNMLVLYFFGTALETRAGNRQLLAIFFTSGILSAIGYTFLSGPIFSISPGPMIGASGAIYGVFAALTMLEPDIRVYVYFIPMKLKHALVLFALFDFLMAGSSDMIAHTAHLSGLFVGLYMGLRIKKIQENAAKYRYIGRW, from the coding sequence GTGGCGGGTAAAAACTCTATTCTGGCAAGCCCAACGATAGTAATCATTATTCTCTGCACACTTTCATTCTTCTTGGAGATGATTCCGAATATAGGTTACTTCTATGTAAGCGCTTTTCAATTTGACCCTAATTTTCTCGTGACAAGACCCTGGACACTTGTCACATACATGTTTTTACATACCAGTTTATTGCATCTTTTATTCAATATGCTTGTCCTGTACTTCTTCGGGACTGCACTCGAGACACGGGCCGGAAACAGACAGCTTCTGGCAATCTTTTTCACTTCTGGGATTCTGTCAGCAATAGGGTACACCTTTTTAAGCGGGCCAATTTTCAGTATCTCACCTGGCCCGATGATTGGCGCAAGCGGAGCGATCTACGGAGTCTTTGCAGCTCTTACAATGCTTGAGCCGGATATCCGCGTCTATGTCTACTTTATCCCAATGAAGTTAAAACATGCTCTTGTGCTTTTTGCTCTCTTTGACTTCCTTATGGCTGGCTCATCAGATATGATAGCCCATACAGCCCACCTTAGCGGCCTTTTTGTTGGTCTCTATATGGGACTTCGTATTAAGAAGATTCAAGAAAATGCTGCAAAATACAGATACATCGGCAGGTGGTAA
- a CDS encoding phenylacetate--CoA ligase family protein, translating to MPEYWDPEIETMPVDDLKKLQEEKLKQLVHYVYERSPFYRKRFDEHGVKPGDIQTLDDIRKLPFTVKQDLRDTYPTGMFCVPNTELVRFHASSGTTGKPTVVGYTQHDIEEWAESLARGFTSVGMGENDILQVSYGYGLFTGGLGAHYGSEKLGATVLPTSSGNTERQLELMRDLDVTAIACTPSYFLYMIETAKKLNISLRSDTKLKMGFFGAEPWSAELKRRIEAESGIKAYDIYGTSEMSGPLFTECSEQRGIHIWADKFLVEILNPETGQPVPDGESGELVITTLTKEAMPLIRYRVKDLTRKFSEPCPCGRTHPRIARISGRSDDMIIVRGINVFPGQVESVLMKIPEVGNHFMIIVDRIGPLDSMKVQIEMHESAFSDKMSDMMALKRRISSALKSVLNLAVEVELVEHGSLPRSEGKSKKVIDKRKI from the coding sequence ATGCCAGAATACTGGGATCCTGAAATCGAGACAATGCCTGTAGATGATTTAAAAAAGTTGCAGGAAGAAAAGTTGAAACAACTTGTACATTATGTGTATGAGCGCTCTCCTTTCTATAGAAAAAGGTTTGACGAACATGGTGTTAAACCGGGAGACATCCAGACTCTTGATGACATTAGAAAGTTACCTTTTACAGTTAAGCAGGATCTCAGAGACACCTATCCAACAGGTATGTTTTGCGTCCCTAATACAGAACTAGTCCGATTCCATGCTTCATCGGGTACAACAGGAAAACCGACCGTGGTGGGGTATACCCAGCATGACATTGAAGAGTGGGCTGAATCCCTTGCGAGAGGATTTACTTCTGTGGGAATGGGGGAAAATGATATTCTTCAGGTAAGTTACGGATATGGGCTTTTTACAGGTGGGCTCGGTGCCCATTACGGAAGTGAAAAGCTTGGTGCAACCGTCCTTCCTACAAGTTCCGGAAATACCGAACGCCAGCTTGAATTGATGAGAGACCTTGATGTTACTGCTATAGCCTGCACGCCTTCTTACTTCCTTTATATGATAGAGACCGCAAAAAAATTAAATATCAGTCTCAGAAGCGACACGAAATTAAAAATGGGATTTTTCGGAGCTGAACCCTGGTCCGCGGAACTCAAGAGACGCATAGAAGCTGAGTCAGGAATAAAAGCGTATGATATTTACGGGACTTCGGAAATGAGCGGCCCTCTTTTTACCGAATGCTCGGAACAGCGCGGGATTCATATCTGGGCAGACAAATTCCTTGTTGAGATCCTTAACCCGGAGACAGGACAACCTGTCCCTGACGGAGAAAGCGGAGAACTTGTGATCACGACTCTTACTAAAGAAGCCATGCCCCTTATCCGCTACAGGGTGAAGGACCTTACAAGAAAGTTTTCAGAGCCTTGCCCCTGCGGAAGAACCCATCCTAGAATTGCACGCATAAGCGGCCGTTCGGATGACATGATTATCGTGCGCGGAATCAATGTATTCCCAGGACAGGTAGAATCGGTCCTTATGAAGATTCCTGAAGTCGGAAACCATTTCATGATTATTGTAGACAGGATTGGTCCCCTTGACTCGATGAAGGTTCAGATTGAAATGCATGAGTCGGCTTTCAGCGATAAGATGTCAGACATGATGGCACTTAAAAGAAGGATTTCGAGTGCGTTGAAAAGCGTACTTAATCTTGCGGTTGAGGTGGAGCTGGTGGAACATGGCTCGCTGCCTCGCTCAGAAGGAAAATCAAAGAAAGTTATTGACAAACGAAAGATTTGA
- a CDS encoding methanogenesis marker 12 protein — MAFIGIDHGTTAMRFALIEGEKVLTFELGRAEAAAMSENEILTSIEENFKVRCETIDLIALTYSMGDGFSAIKDVRSLEGRGLKSIEGAGKKTGGGTRIFDAIRNSGIPSIAIPGLHAESKVDPRMKVFSHLTSPEKLGIAYHILCLGYKNFVVSDISSNTVTLAVADGKVVGAIDACIFAPGVHHGPLDLQAIRNVDNGYCTANQAFVEAGTLKMTPYKDREELLSAAGKKEGPALLALDTIALFAAMEITSMQLLLKSYEATGEIFLAGSVGEFEYVQKKIRAHLGQECQCLGKWHAAIGCAEIARDVFAGEKSILGVDVSYP, encoded by the coding sequence TTGGCGTTTATAGGGATTGATCACGGCACAACTGCAATGCGTTTTGCTCTGATAGAAGGGGAAAAGGTTCTGACCTTTGAGCTTGGGAGGGCTGAGGCAGCTGCCATGTCCGAAAATGAGATTCTGACTTCGATCGAGGAGAATTTTAAAGTCCGATGTGAGACAATTGACCTGATTGCACTAACGTACTCAATGGGAGACGGCTTTTCCGCAATTAAGGATGTAAGAAGCCTGGAAGGAAGAGGGCTCAAAAGCATAGAAGGGGCTGGAAAAAAAACCGGTGGAGGCACAAGGATTTTTGATGCCATCCGAAACTCAGGAATTCCGTCGATAGCAATTCCCGGTCTTCATGCTGAGAGCAAGGTGGACCCCAGAATGAAGGTATTTTCCCACCTCACAAGCCCGGAGAAACTAGGAATTGCTTACCATATCCTCTGCCTTGGCTATAAGAATTTCGTAGTTTCCGACATAAGCTCAAACACTGTTACCCTTGCCGTTGCCGATGGTAAGGTCGTTGGTGCAATTGATGCCTGCATATTTGCTCCAGGCGTCCATCACGGCCCTCTTGATCTGCAAGCAATCAGGAATGTGGATAATGGATACTGCACTGCAAACCAGGCTTTTGTAGAAGCAGGAACTCTAAAAATGACCCCGTACAAAGATAGGGAAGAATTACTCAGTGCGGCCGGAAAAAAAGAAGGTCCCGCCCTTCTTGCCCTTGATACAATTGCATTGTTTGCAGCTATGGAAATTACCTCAATGCAGCTTCTTCTTAAGAGCTATGAGGCAACTGGAGAGATCTTTCTTGCAGGATCAGTAGGGGAGTTCGAATATGTACAGAAAAAAATCCGCGCGCATCTGGGGCAGGAATGCCAGTGTCTCGGAAAGTGGCACGCTGCAATAGGCTGTGCTGAAATAGCGAGGGATGTTTTTGCTGGAGAAAAAAGTATCCTTGGCGTAGACGTCAGTTATCCTTAA
- a CDS encoding ACT domain-containing protein has protein sequence MEDKIIKQISLFAENKPGRLANVAGKLKSAGINIRAFTIAESGDFGIIRMVVDKSDYAHSVLHDAGFTVSETSVLGIEMEDVPGSMSRIAEIFGKAKINIDYAYAFVTREQKALLIVRVNDIEKAIKTLEKENIKLISMKELEKI, from the coding sequence ATGGAAGATAAAATTATAAAGCAGATTTCCCTTTTTGCGGAAAATAAGCCTGGCAGACTTGCAAATGTTGCAGGCAAATTAAAAAGTGCCGGCATAAATATCAGGGCGTTTACCATTGCTGAATCCGGAGACTTCGGGATAATCCGCATGGTTGTGGACAAATCCGACTATGCGCACAGTGTACTCCATGATGCAGGGTTTACTGTATCTGAAACCAGCGTGCTGGGGATCGAAATGGAGGATGTGCCCGGCAGCATGTCCCGTATTGCGGAAATATTCGGAAAAGCCAAGATTAATATTGACTATGCATATGCTTTTGTTACCAGGGAGCAGAAAGCCCTTTTAATAGTCAGGGTAAATGACATCGAAAAAGCAATTAAAACGCTTGAGAAAGAGAATATCAAGCTCATAAGCATGAAGGAGCTTGAAAAGATCTGA
- a CDS encoding TIGR00288 family NYN domain-containing protein encodes MKPVKSGIDSISKYLRSKKEIGRRKIGLLVDGPNILRKEFDVNLEEIRDVLKDYGNIKIGRVFLNQYASDKLVEAIENHGLEPIICSSDVDVRLAVEGMELVHNPNIDTLAIVTRDADFKPLLNKANEHGKETIIFGVEPGFSTALKNSADYVILMKKDKMSSYDDSDGVGSGEGGVDAAEYQDSIYEGSVDKTCVEKT; translated from the coding sequence ATGAAACCTGTAAAAAGCGGAATTGATTCCATCTCAAAATACCTCCGCTCGAAAAAAGAAATTGGCAGGCGGAAAATAGGACTTCTAGTGGATGGTCCGAACATTCTCAGAAAAGAATTTGATGTAAATCTCGAGGAGATAAGGGACGTCCTCAAAGACTATGGAAATATCAAAATCGGGCGTGTTTTCCTAAACCAGTACGCCTCTGACAAGCTTGTGGAAGCTATCGAGAATCATGGGCTTGAGCCTATAATCTGTTCCAGCGATGTTGATGTGCGCCTCGCAGTAGAGGGCATGGAGCTAGTACATAATCCCAACATTGACACCCTTGCAATCGTGACTAGGGATGCTGACTTTAAACCGCTGCTGAACAAAGCAAACGAACACGGCAAAGAGACTATTATTTTCGGGGTTGAACCCGGTTTTTCCACAGCTCTCAAAAATTCTGCGGACTATGTTATTCTTATGAAGAAGGATAAAATGAGCAGTTATGATGACTCTGATGGAGTGGGCTCAGGTGAAGGAGGAGTTGATGCAGCGGAATACCAGGACAGCATTTATGAAGGGTCCGTAGATAAAACCTGTGTAGAAAAGACCTGA
- a CDS encoding DUF2103 domain-containing protein, translating to MAENKTNLQENTQNPSRNKLGGVHTTIIGGRAGKRLVKLVSQHPEVKKVIPSVISVKGIAGGSLTGKVLRADVRGNLRLLLSEGRSFQEIRLVTTVGTAEEGDRIMNELNGILRAAL from the coding sequence ATGGCGGAAAATAAAACTAATTTACAAGAAAACACACAAAACCCCTCAAGAAATAAGCTTGGTGGAGTCCATACAACAATTATCGGGGGAAGAGCTGGTAAAAGGCTTGTAAAATTGGTAAGCCAGCACCCTGAGGTAAAAAAGGTAATTCCGTCCGTGATTTCCGTAAAAGGCATTGCAGGAGGAAGTTTGACCGGAAAAGTATTGCGTGCGGATGTAAGAGGGAACTTGAGGCTATTGCTCTCTGAAGGCAGGAGTTTCCAGGAAATAAGACTAGTAACAACAGTCGGGACCGCAGAGGAGGGAGACAGAATTATGAACGAACTCAATGGAATCTTAAGAGCTGCCCTCTGA
- a CDS encoding DHH family phosphoesterase — MEVDEAEFFNRLLDYQNILYLCHRNADPDAISSAFALSEAIGGTIGLVDGCNRVASVLIDRLGIEVVDKPNPADYGFVVVVDTSTKAQLNDLELTRYCVIDHHTTTALTENAEFYLHRNSTSTVEIVYNILKAMGAPINRRVGIGMLTGIVTDTGHFKHASADTFRTVAKIIEDSGVEYGEVLDLMAATPQDISMRIAILKAASRVELDRVQDMLIASSHVSSFGGSASSMLINIGADIAFVGTAKGESVRVSARAKRDAVNSGVNLGQLMEDISSEYNGTGGGHSGAAGIDVIADMKEVLNKCRERTKKILEASLGAKSTEISCEDEIDEFEDE; from the coding sequence ATGGAAGTTGATGAAGCGGAGTTTTTCAACCGGCTCCTTGACTATCAAAACATTTTGTATTTGTGCCATCGGAACGCAGATCCGGATGCAATTAGCAGTGCTTTTGCCCTATCAGAAGCTATCGGAGGTACTATCGGACTTGTGGATGGATGCAACCGTGTAGCTTCTGTGCTTATAGATAGACTCGGGATTGAAGTTGTGGATAAACCCAATCCTGCTGATTACGGTTTTGTTGTTGTGGTTGATACTTCGACAAAAGCGCAGTTGAATGACCTGGAGCTTACAAGGTATTGCGTAATTGATCACCATACAACCACAGCTCTAACAGAAAATGCCGAATTTTACCTGCACAGGAACAGTACCTCTACCGTAGAAATAGTTTACAATATCTTAAAAGCAATGGGAGCCCCGATTAACCGGCGTGTGGGGATTGGGATGCTTACAGGAATAGTTACTGATACCGGTCACTTCAAACATGCATCTGCAGACACATTCCGAACAGTGGCAAAAATTATTGAGGACAGCGGTGTCGAGTATGGGGAAGTGCTCGACCTTATGGCTGCCACTCCACAGGACATCTCCATGCGGATAGCTATCCTGAAAGCCGCCAGCCGCGTCGAGCTCGATAGAGTACAGGATATGCTTATAGCATCCTCCCATGTCAGCTCTTTTGGGGGTTCTGCATCTTCCATGCTAATTAATATCGGAGCAGATATTGCTTTCGTTGGCACAGCCAAAGGTGAGAGTGTCAGAGTGAGTGCAAGAGCGAAGCGTGATGCTGTAAACTCCGGAGTTAACCTTGGCCAGCTAATGGAAGATATAAGTAGCGAATACAACGGCACAGGCGGCGGACATTCAGGAGCTGCCGGAATTGACGTTATTGCAGACATGAAAGAAGTGCTGAATAAGTGCAGGGAAAGAACAAAGAAAATCCTTGAAGCCTCACTTGGGGCAAAGTCAACAGAAATATCTTGTGAGGATGAAATCGACGAGTTCGAAGATGAATGA
- a CDS encoding (R)-citramalate synthase, with amino-acid sequence MILFENIRFLDTTLRDGEQTPGVALTRDKKLLIARALDEMGVSIIEAGSAITSEGERNSIKAVTNAGLNAEICSYCRIVKFDVDRALECDVDSIHLVAPVSDLHIKTKIKKDRDAVRQIAAEVTEYAKDHGLIVELSGEDASRADPDFLKAVYADGVDAGADRLCFCDTVGLLVPERTTEIFRDLSSSLKAPISVHCHNDFGLATANTIAALAAGAKQAHVTVNGLGERAGNASLEEVIMSLEWLYKYDTGIKHEMIYRTSRLVSRLTGIPVSPNKALVGGNAFTHEAGIHVHGLLADKATYEPMSPEYIGRQRQIVLGKHAGRSSISLALKEMGLEADDVQTEEIFNRVKQMGDQGKYVTDADLQAIAETVLDIYREPLVKLEEFTIVSGNRVTPTASIKLNVKDKEIVQAGIGNGPVDAVINAIRRAVSSCAEDIILEEYHVDAITGGTDALVEVRVKLSKNGKVITASGARTDIIMASVEAVMNGMNRLIRVE; translated from the coding sequence ATTATATTATTCGAAAACATCCGCTTTCTGGACACTACTTTGAGAGATGGTGAACAAACACCTGGCGTTGCCTTGACAAGGGATAAGAAGCTCTTAATTGCCCGGGCTCTTGACGAAATGGGAGTCTCGATAATTGAAGCCGGTTCTGCGATCACTTCCGAAGGTGAAAGAAATTCCATCAAGGCTGTTACAAACGCAGGGCTTAACGCTGAAATTTGCAGCTACTGCAGGATTGTAAAGTTCGATGTTGACCGTGCTCTTGAGTGTGACGTTGACTCTATCCATCTTGTAGCACCTGTTTCAGACCTTCATATAAAGACAAAAATCAAAAAGGATCGGGATGCAGTACGGCAGATCGCAGCTGAAGTAACGGAATATGCCAAGGATCACGGCCTGATAGTGGAACTGAGCGGAGAAGATGCTTCGCGTGCAGATCCCGATTTTCTAAAGGCTGTTTATGCCGATGGAGTTGATGCAGGCGCTGACAGATTATGTTTCTGCGATACTGTAGGCCTTCTGGTACCTGAAAGGACGACTGAGATTTTCCGGGATCTATCTTCGTCCCTGAAAGCCCCTATCAGCGTTCACTGCCACAACGATTTCGGGTTAGCGACTGCAAACACGATTGCTGCGCTTGCGGCGGGGGCAAAACAGGCCCATGTAACTGTAAACGGGTTAGGAGAAAGAGCTGGGAATGCATCTCTAGAAGAAGTAATAATGAGCCTGGAATGGCTCTATAAGTATGATACCGGCATTAAACACGAGATGATCTACAGGACTTCAAGGCTTGTAAGCCGGCTTACAGGTATTCCAGTGTCACCCAATAAGGCTCTTGTAGGTGGGAACGCATTTACTCACGAAGCAGGTATCCACGTTCACGGTCTTCTGGCCGATAAGGCAACCTATGAGCCTATGAGTCCCGAATATATCGGAAGGCAACGCCAGATCGTGCTAGGAAAACATGCAGGGCGGAGTTCGATTTCCCTTGCCTTAAAGGAAATGGGACTTGAGGCTGATGATGTTCAGACCGAGGAGATTTTCAACAGGGTTAAGCAGATGGGCGACCAGGGAAAATACGTAACCGATGCAGACCTGCAGGCTATAGCGGAAACCGTGCTCGATATTTATAGAGAACCTCTCGTAAAACTGGAAGAATTTACCATTGTATCAGGAAACCGGGTGACTCCAACGGCATCTATAAAGCTCAATGTAAAAGACAAAGAGATAGTACAGGCAGGAATCGGTAATGGGCCTGTAGACGCCGTGATCAACGCCATCAGGAGAGCGGTAAGTTCCTGTGCAGAAGATATCATTCTCGAAGAATATCATGTAGACGCAATTACTGGCGGAACCGATGCCCTTGTTGAAGTAAGGGTAAAACTTTCCAAGAACGGAAAAGTAATTACCGCAAGCGGTGCAAGAACTGACATTATCATGGCTTCCGTAGAAGCCGTAATGAACGGTATGAACCGCCTTATACGGGTCGAATGA
- a CDS encoding prefoldin subunit beta, which yields MSTELPPQVQNQIAQLQQIQQQIQSLAMQKSQIEAMQKESKMALEELERLTDDAIVYRNVGELVIRTSKGESITKLKDREETLSLRLQSISRQEERLTTRFKQLQEQVQQALGTKAQ from the coding sequence ATGAGTACAGAATTACCCCCTCAAGTTCAGAACCAGATTGCACAGCTTCAGCAGATCCAGCAGCAGATCCAGTCTCTGGCGATGCAAAAATCACAGATTGAGGCTATGCAGAAAGAGTCCAAGATGGCTCTTGAAGAGCTGGAAAGGCTCACTGACGATGCAATAGTCTATCGCAATGTAGGAGAGCTGGTAATAAGAACGAGCAAAGGGGAGTCTATTACAAAACTGAAAGACAGGGAAGAGACACTTTCACTCAGGCTTCAGTCCATTTCCAGGCAGGAAGAAAGGCTCACAACTCGCTTTAAACAGCTTCAGGAGCAAGTCCAGCAGGCATTGGGTACCAAAGCACAATAA